The proteins below come from a single Hirundo rustica isolate bHirRus1 chromosome 6, bHirRus1.pri.v3, whole genome shotgun sequence genomic window:
- the TRIP11 gene encoding thyroid receptor-interacting protein 11 yields the protein MASWLGGLGSGLGQSLGQVGDSLSSLTGQISSFTKDILLEGAEEVGDAATELHVSNSRLREIESINAAQKLENDRLKKVCSDLEEKHEAAELQIKQLSVEYRNQLQQKEVEISHLKARQNALQEQLQKVQTAAQTAQLGAGVLPAATASTSYVPEVRHSLGFEGDDMDFGDIIWSQQEINRLSNEVSRLESEVDHWKQIAVSSKVQGTDDAEQSEICKLQNLVKELKQKLSQEIDEHQHELSVLQDAHRQKLGEISRRHREEMLEYEERIEELENRLQKDGVSTDAMDDSKITEQKKRAQSLDEGQVEELQVVKDLEDEIRKLNHELSSAKAENKNLLKEQEFAKQEKIQMAQNYEKLKSDFNDLRRSVAEEDAVLKEEKQLQSKASIPQDVVSLQQALLEAENEIARLSSLNQGLEKELTSAQHKHENILSSNAEDQNSEINQLRQDLERKEHELDESVAERETLIAELEELDKQNQEATQHVITLKEQLSKQHTETDSIIKQLKLDIDCERKKVSELETEKMKTIKELDSQKEKLSHCSYALNDLHITKQQLQDHIKDLQEQLRKAQDCNLHSKKEIGELQERLKEREGELRVSLSKLTEKSNEESNYACQDLLLKEREVEIAKLQNDVSENKQINEDLQKSLSNLRTENGKLIAAIEELKQELNDAISEKKKVYLEKDTVVEALKMEKRQLESELNETERRLLEQAHNYKQTIEELSKARSMDTTALQLEHQRLVKLHQEKDFKIAELKRTIEQMEIDHQETKEMLTTSLGGQKQLTDLIKEKEVFIEKYKNQALQVKQELEEYMKVSKKQDLLKQNLEEKDRSLAVMKEENNHLKEEIERLKDQQSRSTPMVEPKTLDIIIELESEVTQLKVIKNNLEEEIKVHKKTIEDQNQATVKLQQSLQEQRKEIDESKFQCEQMNVTHERLFLEKDEEIKNLQKTIEQIKTQLHKERQIIQTDSSDLFRETKVQTLNGENGNEKHDLSKAEIERLVKGIKEREMEIKLLNEKNVSLSQQIDQLSKDEVGKLTRIIQEKDLEIQALNARVSSASYRQDVLSLQQQLQAYALEREQVLAVLSEKTRENSQLKTEYRNIMDMVAAKEAALVRLQEENRRLSSRSENSSQDMSRETIQNLSRIIREKDIEIDALSQKCQTLLTVLQTSSTGADNGAGGVNSNQFEELLQERDKLKQQVKKMEEWKQQVITTVQNMQHESAHLQEELHKLQAQISVESDSTSRLQVDYNGLIQSYEQNEKKLKSFSQELAQVQHSIGQLYNTKDLLLSKLDLVTPSVATASAVSQLSGVQYSPPEALSEECKLLQNELEQLKKKLQEKDSTIRILQENNQRLSDSVATASEIERKSQEGTESEMRQIKEKHDVLQKSLREKDILIKSKSDQLLSVSENLSNKENENELLKQAVTNLKERNLILEMDIRKLKEENEKIVARCREKETEFRALQETNMQFSMMLKEKEFESHSMKEKALAFEKLLKDKEQGKTGELNQLLNEVKSMQEKAVTFQQERDQVMVALKQKQMESSALQSEVQHLHEKEQRLNQELERLRNHLLEMEDSYTREALAAEDREVKLRKKVLILEEKLASSSTAVENASHQASLQVESLQEQLNLVSKQRDETMLQLTISQDQVKQYALSLANLQMVLEQFQQEEKAMYSAELERHQKQSAEWKRKAENLEEKAASLQVSLEEANAALDAASRLTEQLDIKEEQIEELKKEGEIRREMLEDVQNKLMNLMNSTEGKVDKLLMRNLFIGHFHTPKNKRLEVLRLMGSILGLKKEELDQLLSEEQRGVTRWVTGWLGGGAGSKSVPTTPLRPTHQNIFNSSFSELFVKFLETESCPSLPPPKLSVHHMKTLGAAGTGKTSSTPPNSQMQDSPVAGMGRRPDANPFLAPRSAAVPLITPATSSGHLLMKPISDALPTFTPLPVSPDASAGAVLKDLLKQ from the exons ATGGCGTCGTGGCTGGGCGGGCTGGGCTCGGGGCTGGGCCAGTCCCTGGGGCAGGTGGGCGACAGCCTGTCCTCGCTCACCGGGCAGATCTCCAGCTTCACCAAGGACATCCTTCTGGAAGGAGCGGAGGAAGTGGGCG ATGCAGCGACAGAACTCCATGTATCCAATTCTAGACTCAGAGAAATAGAAAGTATTAATGCAGCACAAAAGCTTGAA AATGATAGACTGAAAAAAGTCTGTAGTGACTTAGAAGAAAAGCatgaagcagcagagctgcaaataAAGCAGTTGTCTGTTGAGTACCGGAATCAGCTTCAACAGAAAGAG GTGGAAATTAGCCATCTAAAAGCCAGACAGAATGCACTACAGGAGCAACTGCAGAAAGTACAGACAGCTGCTCAGACTGCTCAGTTGGGAGCTGGTGTTCTGCCAGCAGCCACTGCCTCAACCTCCTATGTTCCCGAGGTCAGACATTCCTTGGGTTTTGAAGGAGATGACATGGATTTTGGAGATATAATCTGGTCACAACAAGAAATAAACAGATTGTCCAATGAAGTTTCCAGGCTTGAATCGGAGGTTGACCACTGGAAGCAGATTGCAGTG tcttccaAAGTGCAAGGCACAGATGATGCTGAACAAAGTGAAATATGCAAACTACAAAATCTTGTTAAG GAGCTCAAACAGAAATTAAGCCAAGAAATAGACGAACATCAACATGAACTGTCAGTATTGCAGGATGCCCACAGACAGAAGTTAGGAGAAATAAGTCGCCGACACCGAGAGGAGATGCTTGAATATGAAGAGCGAATTGAAGAACTTGAGAATCGGTTACAGAAAG ATGGTGTGAGCACTGATGCCATGGATGACTCTAAAATTactgagcagaagaaaagagctCAGAGTCTAGATGAAGGACAGGTGGAAGAGTTGCAGGTTGTAAAGGACCTAGAggatgaaataagaaaattaaatcacgAATTGTCTTCTgccaaagcagaaaacaaaaatcttctgAAAGAGCAAGAATttgcaaagcaagaaaaaatccaaatggCACAAAATTATGAAAAGCTTAAATCTGACTTTAATGACCTTCGAAGGTCTGTGGCAGAGGAAGATGCTGTCCTGaaagaagagaagcagctgcagtCAAAGGCATCAATACCACAAGATGTTGTCAGCCTACAGCAAGCATTGTTAG aagcagaaaatgaaatagcAAGACTTTCCAGTTTAAATCAG ggaCTTGAGAAGGAACTGACAAGTGCACAACATAAACATGAGAATATTCTTTCTTCGAATGCAGAGGATcagaattcagaaataaatcagTTAAGACAAgatttggaaaggaaagaacatGAATTAGATGAAAGTGTTGCTGAAAGAGAAACATTAATAGCAGAGTTGGAAGAACTAGACAAGCAGAATCAAGAAGCTACTCAG CATGTGATTACACTGAAAGAGCAGCTGTCGAAGCAACACACAGAAACTGATAGTATCATCAAACAGCTGAAACTTGACATagattgtgaaagaaaaaaagtatcagaattagaaactgagaaaatgaaaactattaAAGAGTTGGATagtcagaaagaaaaactaagcCACTGTTCATATGCACTTAATGATCTGCATATAACTAAGCAGCAGCTACAAGATCATATTAAAGATCTTCAGGAACAATTAAGGAAAGCCCAGGACTGTAATTTGCAtagtaaaaaagaaattggagAGTTACAAGAGAGActaaaagaaagagagggggaaCTTCGTGTATCCTTGAGCAAGTTAACCGAAAAAAGTAATGAGGAATCTAACTACGCTTGTCAAGATCTGCttctgaaagaaagagaagtagAAATTGCAAAACTACAGAATgatgtttcagaaaataaacaaataaatgaagatCTACAGAAATCTCTGTCTAATCtcagaacagaaaatggaaagctAATAGCCGCCATTGAAGAACTAAAACAGGAGTTAAATGATGctatttctgagaaaaagaaagtttatttGGAAAAAGACACTGTTGTGGAGgctttgaaaatggaaaaaagacaGTTGGAGAGTGAATTAAATGAGACAGAGAGGAGGCTCTTGGAGCAAGCACACAATTATAAGCAGACTATTGAGGAGTTATCAAAAGCACGTAGTATGGATACCACTGCATTGCAGCTTGAACACCAGCGCCTGGTTAAGCTTCATCAAGAGAAAGACTTCAAGATTGCTGAGCTTAAAAGGACTATTGAGCAGATGGAAATTGACCATCAAGAAACAAAAGAGATGTTGACTACAAGCTTAGGAGGACAAAAGCAGTTGACAGATCtcataaaagagaaagaggtATTcattgaaaaatacaaaaatcaagCCTTACAGGTTAAGCAGGAACTTGAGGAATATATGAAAGTTTCAAAAAAGCAGGATCTCTTAAAACAGAACCTGGAGGAAAAAGACAGAAGTCTTGCAGtcatgaaagaagaaaataatcatttgaaagaagaaattgaaCGCCTTAAGGATCAGCAGAGTAGATCTACACCTATGGTTGAACCTAAAACTTTAGATATTATTATTGAACTCGAAAGTGAGGTAACACAGTTAAAAGTGATAAAGAATAAtcttgaagaagaaataaaagttcaCAAAAAAACAATAGAAGATCAGAATCAAGCAACAGTGAAACTTCAGCAGTCACTGCAGGAGCAGCGAAAGGAAATAGACGAGTCCAAATTTCAGTGTGAGCAAATGAATGTCACACATGAAAGACTCTTTTTAGAGAAAGATGAGGAAATCAAGAATTTGCAGAAAACAATTGAACAAATTAAAACTCAGTTGCACAAAGAGAGACAGATTATTCAGACTGATTCTTCTGATCTTTTCCGGGAAACCAAAGTTCAGACTCTTAatggagaaaatggaaatgaaaaacatgACTTATCTAAAGCTGAAATTGAAAGACTGGTGAAAGGTATCAAAGAAAGGGAGATGGAAATTAAGCTGTTAAATGAAAAGAATGTTTCTCTAAGTCAGCAAATTGATCAGTTGTCTAAAGATGAAGTTGGTAAACTTACTCGCATCATTCAAGAGAAGGATTTAGAAATACAAGCTCTTAATGCTAGAGTTTCCTCAGCTTCCTACAGGCAGGATGTTCtttcccttcagcagcagctgcaagctTATGCTCTGGAAAGAGAACAAGTACTAGCAGTTCTAAGTGAAAAGACAAGGGAAAACAGTCAGTTAAAAACAGAGTATCGTAATATCATGGACATGGTCGCTGCTAAAGAAGCAGCTTTGGTGAGGTTGCAAGAGGAGAACCGAAGGTTATCCAGTAGATCTGAAAACAGCAGTCAAGACATGTCTAGAGAAACTATTCAGAATTTATCCCGTATCATTCGAGAAAAAGACATTGAGATAGATGCCCTAAGTCAAAAATGCCAAACCTTATTGACTGTCTTGCAGACATCCAGTACAGGTGCTGATAATGGGGCAGGGGGTGTGAACAGTAACCAGTTTGAGGAACTCCTGCAAGAACGTGATAAACTAAAACAGCAAGTAAAGAAAATGGAGGAGTGGAAGCAACAAGTAATAACCACGGTCCAGAACATGCAGCACGAGTCAGCTCACCTCCAAGAAGAGTTACACAAGCTGCAAGCACAAATTTCAGTTGAAAGCGATAGTACTTCAAGGCTGCAGGTAGATTATAATGGCTTGATTCAGAGTTAtgaacagaatgagaaaaagctgaaaagttTTAGTCAGGAATTAGCGCAAGTTCAACACAGCATAGGACAGCTTTATAACACTAAGGATCTCCTCCTGAGTAAACTGGATTTGGTAACACCATCTGTGGCAACAGCTTCCGCCGTTTCACAGCTTTCAGGTGTTCAATACAGTCCTCCTGAAGCACTCAGTGAGGAGTGTAAACTCCTTCAAAATGAGTtggaacaactgaaaaaaaagttacaagaAAAAGATTCAACTATTAGGATTCTTCAGGAAAACAATCAGCGATTATCTGATTCTGTTGCTACAGCATCAGAGATTGAAAGAAAGAGTCAAGAAGGGACTGAATCAGAGATGAGGCAGATCAAAGAAAAACATGACGTGTTACAGAAGTCACTTAGGGAAAAAGATATATTAATTAAATCTAAAAGTGATCAGTTACTTTCTGTGAGTGAAAATCTTAGTAataaagagaatgaaaatgagCTTTTAAAGCAAGCTGTAACTAatctaaaagaaagaaatttaattttagaaatggaTATTCgaaaactgaaagaagaaaatgagaaaatagttGCAAGgtgcagggaaaaagaaacagaattccGTGCACTTCAGGAGACTAATATGCAGTTTTCAATGATGCTGAAAGAGAAAGAGTTTGAGTCTCACTCCATGAAGGAAAAAGCTCTTGCTTTTGAGAAGCTGTTGAAAGACAAAGAACAG GGCAAGACGGGAGAATTGAATCAGCTCTTAAATGAAGTTAAATCAATGCAGGAAAAGGCTGTTACTTTTCAGCAAGAGAGAGACCAGGTCATGGTAGCACTCAAACAGAAGCAAATGGAGAGCAGTGCCCTGCAGAGTGAG GTACAGCATTTGCATGAGAAGGAGCAGCGCCTAAATCAGGAACTGGAGAGGTTGCGGAATCACCTTTTAGAAATGGAAGACTCTTACACCAGAGAAGCTTTAGCTGCAGAAGACAGAGAGGTCAAGCtaagaaaaaaggttttaattttggaagaaaagcttGCATCCTCATCTACTGCAGTGGAGAATGCCAG TCATCAGGCTAGTCTGCAAGTCGAATCTTTGCAAGAGCAGTTAAACCTAGTTTCCAAGCAGAGAGATGAAACCATGCTGCAGCTGACCATCTCCCAGGACCAAGTGAAGCAATATGCACTGTCTCTGGCCAACCTGCAGATGGTACTAGAGCAGTTCCAACAGG AGGAAAAAGCTATGTattcagcagagctggagagacACCAAAAGCAGAGTGcagaatggaaaaggaaagcagaaaacctgGAAGAAAAAGCTGCATCACTGCAG GTGAGTTTAGAAGAGGCAAATGCTGCCTTGGATGCAGCATCCAGGCTTACTGAGCAGCTTGACATCAAAGAGGAGCAGATTGAAGAGCTTAAGAAAGAAG GTGAGATCAGAAGAGAAATGTTAGAAGatgtacaaaataaattaatgaaccTTATGaacagcacagaaggaaaagttgACAA ACTGTTGATGAGAAATCTCTTTATTGGACATTTTCATACTCCAAAAAATAAACGTCTTGAAGTGTTAAGGTTAATGGGAAGTATCTTGGGACTGAAAAAGGAGGAACTTGATCAG TTATTATCTGAAGAGCAAAGAGGAGTTACAAGATGGGTGACTGGCTGGCTTGGTGGAGGAGCAGGGTCAAAGAGTGTTCCTACCACACCTTTGAGACCAACTCATCAGAACATTTTTAATAGT TCTTTTTCAGAATTGTTCGTGAAATTCCTTGAAACGGAATCTTGCCCAAGCCTTCCGCCACCCAAGCTCTCTGTTCATCACATGAAAACTTTAGGTGCAGCAGGAACTGGTAAAACTAGCAGTACTCCACCCAACAGTCAAATGCAAG